TGCGTCTACTCCTGAACCACTGCCATGCCCGAGGATTCGCCAGCCAAGCCGGATCTCGACCCCGCTACCTGGGTCGACGAATACGGCGATGCCCTTTACAAGTTCGCCTATTTTCGCGTGAACAACCAGGCGCTGGCCGAAGACCTCGTGCAGGAAACCTTCCTCGCCGCCATCAAGGGCAAGGATCGCTTCTCCGGCAAAGCCAGCGTCAAAACGTGGCTCACCGGCATTTTGAAAAACAAAGTCATCGACTACTACCGGAAAAAAAACCGCACCCAGTCGATGCAGGAGACCGCCCATTTCTTCGAGCGCGAGGAGGCCGACCTCTTCAGCGAAGA
Above is a window of Cerasicoccus sp. TK19100 DNA encoding:
- a CDS encoding sigma-70 family RNA polymerase sigma factor; the protein is MPEDSPAKPDLDPATWVDEYGDALYKFAYFRVNNQALAEDLVQETFLAAIKGKDRFSGKASVKTWLTGILKNKVIDYYRKKNRTQSMQETAHFFEREEADLFSEDGSWDYDNPNVPKDWNPVQVEKMDRKEFMQQFYYCADKLPDKIRTVFIMREIDGIKSDQICEELDITPQNLWTILHRARMALRQCLEKNFLG